One part of the Neisseria zalophi genome encodes these proteins:
- a CDS encoding TRAP transporter large permease subunit has protein sequence MSYTLSVWISGLAVSPMIILLCILLGLFMDASAMLMITIPVVYPVVSLEFDPICFGIITVLTVELGLITPQMGMNIFVIKVIAPHIKLADMFTVVILFIIL, from the coding sequence TTGTCTTATACCTTATCAGTATGGATTTCGGGTTTGGCTGTTAGCCCTATGATTATTTTGCTGTGCATCCTTCTAGGATTGTTTATGGATGCTTCGGCCATGTTGATGATTACTATTCCTGTGGTCTATCCTGTTGTTTCCTTAGAATTTGATCCGATTTGCTTCGGCATTATTACCGTGCTGACCGTCGAACTTGGATTGATTACGCCGCAGATGGGAATGAATATTTTTGTGATTAAGGTGATTGCACCGCATATTAAGCTTGCCGATATGTTTACGGTAGTAATACTATTTATTATTTTATAA
- a CDS encoding 5-(carboxyamino)imidazole ribonucleotide synthase yields the protein MNTSQPILPPAMLGVLGGGQLGRMFVVAAKTMGYQVTVLDPNPDAPAAAFADRHLCAPFDDKAALTELAECAAVTTEFENVSADALHFLADHTVVSPRGDSVSIAQNRIQEKAWIQKAGLETAPYQAVCSLDDITEASAELLPGILKTATLGYDGKGQVRVKTLDELKAAFETLNRVDCILEKMVDLRSEISVIVCRLNSDNEQTFDPAENIHEDGILAYSIVPARLSADVQQQAQDMARRLADELDYVGVLAVEMFVVGDTHSLIVNEMAPRPHNSGHHTLNACTTDQFQQQVRIMCGLPPADTRLLSSCCMANILGDVWKDNGEPDWLPIQTDLHAYLHLYGKKSASRGRKMGHFTVLDQDAGTAFEKAQSLHAKL from the coding sequence ATGAACACATCCCAACCTATCCTCCCTCCTGCTATGCTCGGCGTGCTTGGCGGCGGCCAACTAGGCCGTATGTTTGTCGTTGCCGCCAAAACCATGGGCTATCAAGTGACCGTACTCGATCCCAATCCTGATGCGCCGGCCGCCGCATTTGCCGACCGCCACTTGTGCGCACCATTCGATGATAAAGCCGCTTTGACCGAATTGGCCGAATGCGCCGCCGTAACCACCGAATTTGAAAACGTTAGCGCCGATGCCCTGCATTTTTTGGCCGACCATACCGTTGTTTCGCCGCGCGGCGATTCGGTATCCATTGCCCAAAACCGTATTCAGGAAAAAGCATGGATTCAAAAAGCCGGTTTGGAAACGGCGCCTTATCAGGCAGTTTGTTCTCTTGACGACATTACCGAAGCCAGTGCGGAACTCCTACCCGGCATTTTAAAAACCGCCACCTTGGGCTATGACGGCAAAGGTCAGGTCCGCGTAAAAACATTGGACGAACTAAAAGCGGCCTTTGAAACGTTAAACCGCGTGGACTGCATCTTGGAAAAGATGGTGGATTTGCGTAGTGAAATTTCCGTAATTGTCTGCCGTTTAAACAGTGATAACGAACAAACTTTCGACCCTGCCGAAAATATCCACGAAGACGGCATACTGGCCTATTCCATCGTACCCGCCCGTTTGAGTGCCGATGTGCAACAGCAGGCGCAAGATATGGCGCGGCGCTTGGCCGATGAGTTGGATTATGTCGGCGTGTTGGCGGTTGAAATGTTTGTGGTCGGCGATACCCATAGCTTAATCGTGAACGAAATGGCACCCCGCCCGCACAACTCCGGCCATCACACCTTAAACGCCTGCACAACCGACCAATTCCAGCAACAAGTCCGTATTATGTGCGGCCTGCCGCCTGCCGACACCCGCTTATTGTCTTCCTGCTGCATGGCCAATATTTTAGGCGATGTGTGGAAAGACAACGGCGAGCCGGATTGGCTGCCAATACAAACCGACCTACATGCCTATCTGCACCTTTATGGTAAAAAATCAGCCAGTAGAGGCCGCAAAATGGGGCATTTCACGGTTTTAGACCAAGATGCCGGCACGGCCTTTGAAAAAGCCCAATCACTGCATGCAAAATTATGA
- a CDS encoding aldehyde dehydrogenase family protein produces MAKNLNVFDKEYGLLINGEWTKGSKGEMRTSYNPANNEELAKFVEATNEDVDAAVEAAQKAFKTWGKTTVTERAAILNKIADVIDENAELFALQETLDNGKPIRETRAADIPLASDHFRYFAGVIRGEEGTCNQLDGEDLSLVLREPIGVVGQIIPWNFPFLMAAWKIAPALAAGCTIVIHPSSSTSLSLLSLAQKINHLLPKGVFNIITGSGSKSGEYMLHHKGFNKLAFTGSTAVGRRVGIAAAEMLIPSTLELGGKSANIFFDDMPFDKALEGAQKGILFNQGQVCCAGSRIFVQEGIYDKFVAALAEEFKKVKVGLPWEDDTQMGAQVNVGQLETILKYVKIGEQEGGRIITGGKKIESGDLGKGEFVEPTLIEAKGNDARISQEEIFGPVATVIKFKTEEEVVKMANDSEYGLGGAVWSKDINRCLRVSHALETGRVWVNCYNRLPAGAPFGGYKTSGIGRETHKMILNAYTQVKNIYISTREEREGLY; encoded by the coding sequence ATGGCTAAAAATTTAAATGTATTTGATAAAGAATATGGTTTGCTGATTAATGGCGAATGGACCAAAGGCAGCAAAGGCGAAATGCGTACGTCTTACAATCCGGCTAATAATGAGGAGTTGGCCAAATTTGTCGAGGCTACGAATGAAGATGTGGATGCTGCTGTTGAAGCCGCACAGAAAGCTTTTAAAACATGGGGTAAAACGACCGTTACAGAACGTGCAGCCATTCTCAATAAAATTGCCGATGTGATTGATGAGAATGCCGAGTTGTTTGCGTTGCAGGAAACACTGGATAACGGTAAACCGATTCGTGAAACCCGTGCCGCAGATATTCCGTTGGCTTCCGATCATTTCCGTTATTTTGCCGGTGTTATCCGTGGAGAAGAGGGTACATGCAATCAGTTGGATGGAGAAGATTTATCCCTCGTATTGCGTGAACCGATTGGCGTGGTCGGTCAGATTATTCCGTGGAACTTCCCATTCCTGATGGCTGCATGGAAAATCGCCCCTGCGTTGGCGGCTGGTTGTACCATTGTGATTCACCCTTCTAGCAGCACTTCATTGAGTTTGTTGTCGTTGGCTCAAAAAATCAATCATCTGCTACCCAAAGGCGTATTCAATATTATTACCGGTAGTGGTTCCAAATCAGGTGAATATATGCTGCACCATAAAGGCTTTAATAAATTAGCCTTTACCGGTTCGACTGCGGTCGGTCGTCGTGTCGGTATTGCGGCAGCGGAAATGTTGATTCCGTCTACTTTGGAATTGGGCGGTAAGTCTGCCAATATTTTCTTTGACGATATGCCTTTTGATAAAGCTTTAGAAGGTGCACAAAAAGGTATTTTGTTTAACCAAGGCCAAGTGTGCTGTGCCGGTTCACGGATTTTCGTTCAAGAAGGTATCTACGATAAATTTGTTGCAGCCTTGGCAGAAGAGTTTAAAAAAGTGAAAGTCGGCCTGCCTTGGGAAGACGATACTCAAATGGGTGCTCAGGTTAATGTCGGCCAACTGGAAACTATTCTGAAATATGTGAAAATCGGTGAGCAAGAAGGTGGCCGTATTATTACCGGCGGTAAGAAAATTGAAAGTGGCGATTTGGGTAAAGGCGAGTTCGTTGAGCCGACTCTGATTGAAGCTAAAGGTAATGATGCCCGTATTTCTCAAGAAGAAATCTTCGGCCCTGTGGCAACCGTGATTAAATTCAAAACCGAAGAAGAAGTGGTGAAAATGGCCAATGATTCCGAATACGGCTTAGGCGGTGCAGTTTGGAGTAAAGACATTAACCGTTGCCTGCGTGTTTCACATGCATTGGAAACCGGTCGTGTTTGGGTGAACTGTTATAACCGTCTGCCTGCCGGCGCACCATTCGGCGGTTACAAAACATCCGGTATCGGTCGTGAAACCCATAAAATGATATTGAATGCTTATACTCAAGTGAAAAATATCTATATCAGTACCCGTGAAGAGCGCGAGGGTCTGTATTAA
- a CDS encoding class I SAM-dependent methyltransferase: MNNTNINNTDKPVSGYKTHNDLIDKQFSSQANLYLQSSVHASGQEFALMAQQVQQLQQPTVLDLGCGAGHVSFNVAPWAHKVIAYDLSKDMLNLVAKTAKERGLDNIEIEQGIAELLPFADDSFDMVISRFSAHHWQDVL; encoded by the coding sequence ATGAATAATACAAATATAAATAACACCGATAAACCAGTATCTGGTTACAAAACCCATAATGATCTGATAGATAAGCAATTTAGCTCGCAGGCAAATTTATATTTGCAAAGCAGTGTACATGCTTCAGGCCAAGAATTTGCATTAATGGCGCAACAAGTACAACAGTTGCAGCAACCTACTGTATTAGATTTGGGATGTGGAGCCGGGCATGTTAGCTTTAATGTGGCGCCGTGGGCTCATAAAGTGATTGCTTATGATTTATCAAAAGATATGCTGAACCTTGTAGCGAAAACGGCGAAAGAAAGAGGGCTGGATAATATTGAGATAGAACAAGGAATAGCTGAGTTATTACCTTTTGCCGATGATAGCTTTGATATGGTTATCAGTCGTTTTTCAGCGCACCATTGGCAAGATGTGCTCTAA
- the ftnA gene encoding non-heme ferritin, with protein sequence MLSTKIITHLNDQMNLEFYSSNVYLQMSAWADSHGFEGTAAFLKAHAAEEMQHMQRLFDYLSETGATPKIGTIDAPRADYNGLKDVFETVYAHEKMITQKINELVEATFAEKDFSSFNFLQWYVAEQHEEERLFKSILDKLNLVGDDGKGLYYVDKDLSALIPPAA encoded by the coding sequence ATGCTTTCTACAAAAATCATCACTCATCTAAACGATCAAATGAATCTTGAGTTTTATTCATCCAACGTTTACCTGCAAATGTCCGCATGGGCAGACAGCCACGGTTTTGAAGGCACTGCCGCATTCTTAAAAGCACATGCCGCCGAAGAAATGCAGCATATGCAACGGCTTTTCGATTATTTGAGCGAAACCGGTGCTACGCCTAAAATCGGCACAATTGATGCCCCTAGAGCAGACTATAACGGCTTAAAAGATGTTTTTGAGACTGTATACGCACATGAAAAAATGATTACGCAAAAAATCAATGAATTGGTTGAAGCCACATTTGCCGAAAAAGATTTTTCATCATTTAATTTCTTGCAATGGTATGTAGCCGAACAACATGAAGAAGAGCGTTTATTCAAATCTATTTTAGACAAGCTCAATTTAGTCGGTGACGACGGCAAAGGGCTGTATTATGTTGATAAAGACTTATCGGCATTAATCCCACCTGCTGCCTAA
- a CDS encoding IclR family transcriptional regulator: MIQPNKTRHGVKSVEIGLSILDILIDYKEPMKLKDIAFTMQMPAAKIHRYLVSMTVKNYVKQLSNGYYTVGNRINSIQQAGLEQTSVLNQLNKIATDIKNNLNCSVQVARWFNEGPIIIQSVDLNNFISINTRIGSKMPLFSSATGKLLASYQPLDIIKPLVLAELKSFSDNSNEDKLNENDSIAPPNKQIKEDILKRWHEFESSLAEIREQGFSYVIGNMMTGINAFSIAVDMTHLSDIKNATDTLDHQQQIYAVTAIGTAEQLPSSKRNKILKEMLAIAQHYRLL; this comes from the coding sequence ATGATTCAACCAAATAAGACCCGTCACGGCGTAAAGTCAGTAGAAATCGGATTGTCGATTTTAGATATCTTAATTGACTATAAAGAGCCGATGAAATTAAAAGATATTGCTTTTACAATGCAAATGCCGGCAGCAAAAATACACCGTTATCTGGTTAGCATGACGGTGAAAAACTACGTGAAGCAATTAAGTAATGGATACTATACGGTAGGCAACCGGATTAACTCTATTCAACAAGCCGGTTTAGAACAAACCAGCGTACTAAACCAACTTAATAAAATAGCAACAGACATAAAAAACAATTTAAATTGTAGTGTGCAAGTAGCCAGATGGTTTAATGAAGGGCCTATTATTATTCAATCTGTCGATCTTAATAATTTTATTAGTATCAATACCCGTATAGGTTCCAAAATGCCGTTATTCTCCTCTGCTACAGGAAAACTCTTAGCGAGCTACCAGCCTTTAGACATAATTAAACCCCTAGTATTAGCAGAATTAAAATCATTTTCAGACAATTCAAATGAAGACAAGCTTAATGAAAATGACAGCATTGCACCGCCAAACAAACAAATCAAAGAAGATATTTTAAAACGTTGGCATGAATTTGAATCATCCCTAGCTGAAATTAGGGAACAAGGTTTTTCTTATGTTATCGGTAATATGATGACAGGAATTAATGCTTTTAGTATAGCGGTAGATATGACACACTTATCAGATATAAAAAACGCCACAGATACACTTGACCACCAACAACAAATATATGCCGTCACCGCCATTGGTACAGCAGAGCAATTACCCTCAAGTAAACGAAATAAAATCCTTAAAGAAATGCTTGCTATTGCACAGCATTACCGTCTTTTATAG
- a CDS encoding putative periplasmic lipoprotein, producing MMRYFILFPVLLCAACGSQKAVRPNAPTPLVAEAQTQTIHYQAGKNKRLTAVYNNSNSPLTVELRQGNTVETLQQIQSWAQGVEYGNATTRWHIQDSRATLKRKGSTTVYREVE from the coding sequence ATGATGCGTTACTTTATTTTATTCCCTGTCTTACTTTGTGCTGCTTGCGGTTCTCAAAAAGCTGTACGCCCCAATGCCCCCACTCCTTTAGTGGCTGAAGCACAAACACAAACTATCCATTATCAAGCAGGAAAAAACAAACGCCTGACTGCGGTTTATAACAACAGTAACAGCCCGCTTACCGTAGAGCTGCGCCAAGGTAATACGGTTGAAACACTACAGCAAATCCAATCATGGGCACAAGGCGTAGAATATGGCAATGCCACCACACGCTGGCATATACAAGATAGCCGCGCCACTTTAAAACGTAAAGGCTCAACTACAGTCTATCGTGAAGTAGAATAA
- a CDS encoding CinA family protein codes for MDNILADLTGLLVEYGQTVSCAESCTGGLLSGALTSLPGSSAWFQAGLVTYSNEAKQNILGVKKNTLEFYGAVSEETVREMALGALLITKTDYALSISGIAGPTGGSEEKPVGTVWFGLATKQRIWAKTALFEGDRDEVRRQAVEFALTFLYEKIIEKNKQPK; via the coding sequence ATGGATAATATTCTAGCCGATCTCACCGGGCTGCTTGTCGAATATGGCCAAACCGTTTCTTGTGCCGAATCTTGCACCGGAGGATTGTTATCAGGAGCACTTACCAGTTTACCGGGCAGCTCCGCATGGTTTCAAGCAGGGTTGGTAACGTATAGTAATGAAGCCAAACAGAATATTTTGGGTGTGAAAAAAAATACCTTGGAATTTTATGGTGCCGTTAGTGAAGAAACGGTGCGTGAAATGGCACTTGGTGCATTGCTGATCACCAAAACGGATTATGCTTTGAGTATTTCCGGTATTGCCGGTCCAACCGGTGGTAGTGAGGAAAAACCTGTGGGGACGGTATGGTTCGGATTGGCAACCAAGCAGCGTATTTGGGCCAAGACCGCGCTATTTGAAGGCGATCGTGATGAAGTACGCCGCCAGGCCGTAGAGTTTGCTTTAACATTTTTATATGAAAAAATCATTGAGAAAAATAAACAGCCAAAGTAA
- a CDS encoding DNA internalization-related competence protein ComEC/Rec2, with translation MRGFGLPLWVAGVAVSFALPVVPPWAWSIVLWLVLLAAAWRFRAAGWAWVCLSGMLYGIGHTQWQLAKQWPLSEEVVSVPLTVQVIDLSQADRRRVRFVADAVDESGKHYRLRLSDYHLRDWPAGSRWQVSARVRAPVGEVNLRGLNREAWALASGFDGWGTVGKERKQLSGRAGGLLAVREAISLNWQQADMRDHDFSDGLSLMRALSLGEKSALRADIWQTFRPLGLNHLVSISGLHVGMVALLAGWLMKQILRLWPFVPKIPRLWILAAGLTAALLYAGLAGFSVPTQRSVLMLSALAWAWWCGNGVAAWRGWWQALALVLLFDPQAVLSAGLWLSFGLVGALLWVSSGRLKTDKGWRQVLRAQWAVSVLSAVALGSIFASLPLISPLVNMVAVPWFSWVLVPLALLASLVPLPALQWLAAGAGEYTLRALAYMAQGAPEYAVAAAPPYLLLLAVVSAWLLLLPRGSGWKPFACLVLLGFVVYRPPEVAQGRLKITVWDAGQGLSVWMQTHRHHLLFDTGTEPTAVMNILPSLNAAGVRHLDMLVLSHHDADHDGGFRQVNQAKKPQLIMAGQPEFYNGASLCEERYWFWDGVYFEFLRPSETLAREDNDKSCVLRVLAAGQSLLVTGDLRKSGESALVNEFGEKLYSQVLILGHHGSGSSSSGRFLNTVSPRYAVASSGYANAYKHPAKAVRRRLRAHGITLLRTDLSGALVFELGNEEQDVFIGRLKDIKPYWQKKPFN, from the coding sequence ATGCGGGGATTCGGGTTGCCGCTATGGGTGGCAGGTGTGGCGGTGTCGTTTGCATTGCCTGTTGTGCCGCCGTGGGCATGGTCTATTGTACTGTGGTTGGTTCTATTAGCGGCGGCATGGCGGTTTCGTGCGGCAGGGTGGGCTTGGGTGTGTCTTTCGGGCATGTTGTATGGCATCGGGCATACGCAATGGCAGTTGGCTAAACAGTGGCCGCTGTCTGAGGAAGTGGTTTCCGTACCGTTGACCGTTCAAGTCATCGACTTGTCTCAGGCTGATAGGCGGCGGGTACGTTTTGTTGCCGATGCGGTTGATGAATCCGGCAAACATTATCGTTTGCGCTTGTCGGACTATCATTTACGGGATTGGCCGGCAGGTAGCCGGTGGCAAGTTTCTGCCAGAGTGCGTGCGCCTGTCGGCGAAGTTAATTTGCGCGGATTAAATCGTGAGGCATGGGCATTGGCATCCGGTTTCGATGGCTGGGGTACGGTTGGCAAGGAGCGGAAACAGTTGTCGGGTCGCGCAGGCGGACTGTTAGCGGTTCGGGAAGCCATCAGTTTGAATTGGCAGCAAGCCGATATGCGCGACCATGATTTTTCAGACGGCCTGTCATTAATGCGGGCATTGAGTTTGGGTGAAAAATCGGCTTTAAGAGCAGATATTTGGCAAACCTTTCGGCCATTGGGTTTAAATCATCTGGTGAGTATTTCGGGCCTGCATGTGGGCATGGTGGCTTTATTGGCGGGCTGGTTGATGAAACAAATATTACGCCTATGGCCGTTTGTGCCGAAAATACCGCGTTTATGGATATTGGCCGCAGGGCTAACGGCGGCTTTGTTGTATGCGGGTTTGGCGGGTTTTTCCGTGCCGACGCAACGTAGCGTTTTGATGTTGTCTGCATTGGCATGGGCTTGGTGGTGCGGTAACGGTGTGGCGGCGTGGCGCGGTTGGTGGCAGGCATTGGCGCTGGTGTTGCTGTTTGACCCGCAGGCGGTACTGAGTGCAGGGCTATGGTTGTCTTTCGGCTTGGTGGGGGCGTTGTTGTGGGTATCGTCAGGCCGTCTGAAAACAGATAAGGGGTGGCGGCAGGTATTACGCGCCCAGTGGGCAGTTTCGGTACTTTCAGCGGTGGCTTTGGGCAGTATATTTGCTTCGCTGCCGCTGATTAGCCCGTTGGTCAATATGGTGGCGGTGCCGTGGTTTTCGTGGGTGTTGGTGCCGCTGGCTTTATTGGCTTCTTTAGTACCGCTTCCGGCATTACAGTGGCTGGCGGCGGGTGCGGGCGAATATACATTGCGTGCGCTGGCGTATATGGCGCAAGGTGCGCCGGAATATGCGGTTGCCGCGGCGCCGCCTTATCTGCTTTTGTTGGCCGTGGTTTCGGCATGGCTGTTGTTATTGCCGCGCGGCAGCGGTTGGAAACCTTTTGCCTGTTTGGTGTTGTTGGGGTTTGTGGTATATCGTCCGCCGGAAGTCGCCCAAGGCCGTCTGAAAATTACCGTTTGGGATGCGGGGCAGGGTTTGTCGGTATGGATGCAGACGCACCGGCATCATCTTTTGTTTGACACGGGTACGGAGCCGACGGCGGTGATGAATATTCTGCCCAGTCTGAATGCGGCGGGGGTGCGGCATTTGGATATGTTGGTATTGTCGCATCATGATGCCGATCACGACGGTGGATTCCGACAAGTCAATCAAGCGAAAAAGCCGCAACTGATCATGGCCGGCCAGCCTGAGTTTTATAACGGGGCTTCGTTGTGTGAAGAACGTTATTGGTTTTGGGACGGCGTGTATTTTGAATTTTTAAGGCCGTCTGAAACCTTGGCGCGTGAAGATAATGATAAAAGTTGCGTCTTGCGGGTGTTGGCCGCAGGGCAGTCGTTATTGGTTACGGGCGATTTAAGAAAAAGCGGCGAATCGGCATTGGTTAATGAATTTGGTGAAAAGTTGTATAGCCAAGTACTGATTTTGGGGCATCACGGTAGTGGGTCGTCTTCAAGCGGACGCTTTTTGAATACGGTTTCGCCACGTTATGCGGTGGCGTCCAGCGGTTATGCCAATGCTTATAAACATCCGGCAAAGGCGGTTAGACGGCGTTTGCGGGCGCACGGCATCACATTATTGCGTACCGATTTATCCGGTGCTTTGGTATTCGAATTAGGTAATGAAGAGCAAGATGTTTTTATAGGCCGTCTGAAAGATATAAAACCATACTGGCAGAAGAAACCGTTTAATTAA
- a CDS encoding glycosyltransferase family 2 protein yields MHANKIPASAAMLVKNSERYLPEVLAALSAFDEVLLLDNGSTDRTFEIAQQFENVRIHTHEFTGFGPMKNLAASLAKHHWIFSIDSDEVPDAELIESIREAVAHNDPQTVYSLSRLNHYNGRLIKGCTWYPDILPRLYHRNYTEFSDRQVHESLQIPSNLIVRKLKGHLKHYSYENAEGLIQKMQHYTTLYAVENRYKKTATPFKGLLHGMTAFFKNYILKRGFLYGADGLIISATNAQGSYYKYVKLYEHNRNVSVALIITTYNRPDALALVLKSALAQTRLPQEIIIADDGSDRRTTEVIGKFAQVSPVPVKHTWQQDKGFRAAQSRNRAIAAASSDYLIIIDGDMILDPSFIADHIAIARKGRLIQGSRVLIMQERTQDILSDRELLLPNLSFTANGIEKRLAALRMPKLAKFIGKRGNQKHKGVKSCNMGFFRDDALAVNGFNNEFVGWGREDSEFIARCYHNGMKRHNLKFAGIAYHLWHNEADRAALPTNDALLKATLEEKKIRCEHGVDEFLAQPDKPDDSDNETQTIP; encoded by the coding sequence ATGCATGCAAATAAAATCCCTGCCAGTGCCGCTATGCTGGTGAAAAACTCCGAACGCTATCTGCCCGAAGTATTGGCCGCTTTGTCAGCATTCGACGAAGTGCTGCTACTCGATAACGGCTCAACCGACCGCACCTTTGAAATCGCGCAACAATTTGAAAACGTACGTATACACACACATGAGTTTACCGGTTTCGGCCCCATGAAAAATTTGGCCGCTTCTCTGGCCAAACATCATTGGATTTTCAGTATCGACAGCGACGAAGTGCCCGATGCCGAGTTAATCGAAAGCATTCGGGAGGCGGTTGCGCATAACGACCCGCAAACCGTTTACAGCCTTTCGCGCCTAAACCATTACAACGGCCGCCTGATTAAAGGGTGTACGTGGTATCCCGATATTCTACCCCGGCTTTATCACCGCAACTACACAGAATTTTCCGACCGACAAGTACATGAAAGCCTTCAAATACCATCCAATCTGATTGTGCGCAAGTTAAAAGGCCATTTAAAGCATTACTCTTATGAAAATGCCGAAGGCCTGATTCAAAAGATGCAGCATTACACAACCTTATATGCGGTAGAAAACCGCTATAAAAAAACAGCTACCCCATTCAAAGGCTTGCTGCATGGTATGACTGCTTTTTTTAAAAACTATATTTTAAAACGCGGCTTCTTATATGGTGCAGACGGCTTGATTATTTCGGCAACCAATGCACAAGGCTCTTATTATAAATACGTTAAGCTCTACGAACACAACCGCAATGTCAGTGTTGCGCTGATTATCACTACCTACAACCGCCCCGACGCATTAGCTTTGGTGCTGAAATCCGCTTTGGCACAAACCCGCCTGCCTCAAGAAATTATTATTGCCGACGATGGCTCCGACCGCAGAACCACCGAAGTGATAGGCAAATTCGCCCAAGTCAGCCCGGTTCCGGTTAAGCATACTTGGCAACAAGACAAAGGTTTTCGTGCCGCTCAATCCCGCAATCGTGCCATTGCGGCGGCCTCTTCCGATTATTTGATTATTATCGATGGGGATATGATATTGGATCCGTCTTTTATTGCCGACCATATCGCCATTGCCCGGAAAGGCCGTCTGATTCAAGGTTCGCGCGTATTAATCATGCAAGAACGTACCCAAGATATTCTGAGTGACCGTGAGCTACTATTGCCCAATCTTTCCTTTACCGCCAACGGCATTGAAAAACGTTTGGCCGCTCTCAGAATGCCCAAGCTGGCCAAATTTATCGGCAAACGCGGCAATCAAAAACATAAAGGCGTTAAAAGCTGTAATATGGGTTTTTTCCGTGACGACGCACTGGCGGTTAACGGCTTTAATAATGAATTTGTCGGCTGGGGGCGTGAAGACAGTGAATTTATTGCACGTTGCTACCATAACGGTATGAAACGGCATAATCTCAAATTTGCCGGCATTGCCTATCATTTATGGCATAACGAAGCCGATAGGGCTGCCTTGCCGACCAATGATGCTTTATTAAAAGCCACTTTGGAAGAAAAGAAAATCCGCTGCGAACATGGTGTGGATGAATTTTTAGCACAACCCGATAAACCTGACGACTCGGATAATGAAACCCAAACGATCCCCTAA